From the Streptomyces sp. SN-593 genome, the window GGCAGCCAGACGGCGACGTTCACGCCGTCGCCCCGCCGTCCGTGCCGCCCTCCGTACCGCCGTTCGTTGCCCCCTCCGCGACGCCCTCCGCAGCGCCGTCCGCCTGGGCCAGCAGCTCCCGCAGCAGCCTCTCGTCGTCGGGCCCGAGGCCGGAGACGAAGCGGGCCAGCACGGTGCCGCGGTCGTCGCGCGCGGACTTGTCCAGCTCGCTGCGCATCCGGCGGGCGGCGAGCCCCGGGGAGTCCTGCACCGGCAGGTAGGCGTACCCCCGGCCGGACCGCGCGCGGCTGACCGAGCCCTTCTCGTGCAGCCTCGCCAGGATCGTGGTGACGGTGGTGCGCGCCAGGGCGGTGCCGAGTTCGCGCTGCACGTCGGCGGGGGTCAGCGGGCGGCCGCCGGCCGCCCAGAGCGCGGCCAGGACGCTCGCCTCCAGCTCGCCCGGGGGACGGCGGCCCGCGCTCGGCTCCGGCATGGCTCGATCGCCCCTTCCGGTTCTTTCGTCGTGCAGTGCGACAGATCGTCTACATCACCGTAGACGGTCGGGGCGCGACGCGCGCCCCGGCACCATTATGGGAGGGCCCGCGCCCGCCGGGCCCGACCCGGGCCGCCACCGCCGCCCCCTTCACCCTCCTCCTCACCGCCCGCGCGGCGGCCACCCGGCGGCCACCCGGCGGTCACGCCGCACCGTAGGGGGCCTTGAGGCGGCTCCAGCGGGCGGACTGCGCGGGGGTGAGGGTCCCGCGCAGCTCGGCGAGCTTGAGGAGGGCGGCCTCGGCGCCGTGCGCGAGGGTCTGGGCCTCGGACCGGTAGTGGTCGCCGACGGCCGCCTCGACCTCCGCCGCGTTCATGGTCGCCGTGATCCGCCCGGCCAGCCGGTTCATGTTGCGGTAGGACCCCTGGAGCAGGAACGGCGGCTCGGTACGGGAGTCCTCCGTACGGCGGGCCGAGTCGAGGTACGCCGCGTTGACGGTGAGCAGGGTGTCCCGCACCCGCAGCAGGTGGCGCAGCACCGCGAGGACCTCCTCCCGCTCCGACCCGGCGTAGGGGTGCGCCAGGTCCGCCGGGCGCGCCGTCGGGTCGCCGGCGGCCAGCCGCACCAGCAGGTCGAGGTCGGCCCGGTCCCGGCCGGCGAGCGGCGCCAGCACGGGGTTGGCGGTGAGGGCGTTCTCCACGTAGGAGAGGGCGAACAGCTCCTCCCGCCCGGTGAGCACGTCCCCGAGGTTCCACACGTCGGCCCGGTTCGCCAGCATGTCCGGCACCCGGAAGAGGGCGCCGGACTCGGTGTAGGGGTTGCCGGCCATGCAGACGGCGAACCGCTTGCCGCGCAGGTCGTACGCGCCCTCGGGCCCCTCGATCCTGCGCTGCGCGTCGCACAGCGGGATGAACTTCTGCAGGAACTCCGCCGAGGCGTGCTGGATGTCGTCGAGGTGGAGCAGCACGTTGGAGCCCATCTCCAGGGCCAGCCGCACCTTCTCCAGTTCGCGCCGGGCGGCCGCGTCGGGCGCGCGGTCGGGGTCCAGCGACGTGGTGCCGCTGCCGAGGGCGGGCCCGGAGACGCCGACCAGCGCCAGGCCGAGACCGCTCGCCACGTACTCCACCAGCGACGTCTTGCCGTACCCGGGCGGGGACATCAGCATCAGCAGGCCGCCGGCCGGACCGAACTGCTTGGCCAGGCTGTCGCCGACCAGCGGCAGGTACACCTCGTCCAGCAGCCGGTTGCGGACGAAGCCGGCGGGCGGCCGGGCGCGGTAGGCGTCCGGCGCGAGCCGGCCGCGCTCGGCGGCGACCACGGCCGCGCGGTGCCGCTGGTAGGCGCGGTGGGCCGGGACGTCCTCGGCGGTGAACCGGCGTACCCGGGCGAGCAGTTCGTCCAGCCGCAGGGTCATGACGCCGTCCACGGCCCTCGGGTGGGCCGCGAGCAGCCCGCGCACGGTCACCTCGACGTCGGCGTCGGCCGCGTACCGCGCGACTGCGGGGCCGCAGAGCAGTCCGGCCGCGGCCTCCAGCAGGTGGCCGGCGCCGGGCGCCTCCCCGTCACCGCACCGGTCCGGGTCCGTGCCGTCGGGGGCGGTGGCGAACGGGCCGAGCCAGGCGCGGGCGAGCTGCCAGCGCGCGCCGAGCCCGGCGTCGGGCCCCGCGCCGAGCGCGTCGAGGTCGGCGGTGAACTCCTTGTACGGCACCGCGTCCGGCCCGCCCAGTGCCTCGGTCAGCCGCGCCACGACCGCCCGGGCGCCGGGTCCGACCGCGAACCCCTCCTGTCCGGAGGCGAGTTCGGCGACCAGGTACTCGCCCAGCAGCAGGGTGTCCGTCGCCGAGTCCGGTGCCGGGCGGACCGGTTCGGGCAGGCCAGACGACCCGAGGAAGTCCCGGGCGCGGGCGCCGATCTCCTCGGCCAGTTCGTCCAGTGCCCGTCCGGCCTCGGCCCCGCCGAAGGCGGCGCGGGCCCGGCTGAGCGAGCGGGCCCGGGCGGTCCAGGCGGCCCGCTCGGCGGGCGGGGCGGCCTGTGTCCAGAACAGCAGCGCGCCGGCGCGGGTGGCCGCGGGGTACCGCAACGGCCCGGCGCACTCGGCGCGTTCGGCGAGCGCGGTGAGGAGCAGCACGGCGTCGTGGTCGTGCACGCCCCGCTCGTACCCCTCCGACACGCGCTCGGCGACGGCCGCCCGCACGGCGCCGGGGAGGTCGGCGCCGGCCGTGCCGCCCGCGGCGAGCAGGTCCAGCAGCAGGCCGCCGGCGAGGAACTCCGCGCGGGACAGCCGCGGGGACTCCGAGACCAGCGGACGCGACCAGAAGGCGCGGGTGGCCTCGAACGCGGGGTCGTCCACCGGCGCGAGGTAGTCGGTGCCGGTGAGGGTGAAGGCGAGCCCGCCGGCGTGCGGAACGAGCGCGAGGTCGAGCGGCTGGGTGTTGACCGCGAACCGGTGCCGGCCCAGCCGGATCGCGGCGCCGCCGTCCTCGTACAGGTCGAGGCGGTCGCGCAGGGCGGCCGTGGCCGCCTGGCGGGCGGCGGCGAGCGCGGCGGTGAGTTCCGCGGCCCGGGCGGGGTCCTTCAGGGTGCGCAACTCTGCCGCGGCCCGCCGGTGTTCGGCCGCCAGCGGGTCGGAGGCAAAGTAGGTGTGGATCTCCTCGGCGGAGCCGAGGGTGGCCGTGCGGCGCCGGATGCCGTCGAGCATCCGGGCCGCGCCGGCGGTCAACCGCTGGACCCGCCGGGCGCGTTCGTCGGCGAGTGCCTGGCCGCGGGCCGCGAAGGTCTCGCGCACCTCCTCGCGGCGGGCGTCGAGCACCGCCGACCGCTCCTCGTCGGCGGCGAATGCGGTGGCGAGGTTCTCGATCCGCACCAGCAGGCGGCCGAGTTGCTCCTCGCACGCCTCGGGGGTGACCGCCGCGTCGAGCGCGGCGCCGATGCTCTGGGCGAGCAGCGCGCTCTGCGCGGCGAACTCCGCGCCGGTCTCGGCGGCGAGCAGCTCCCGCCGGCGGGCGGCGAGGAGGGCCCGGGCCTGGTTGACCGTCCCGAGCACGTCGGCGGCGGCCGCCAGGATGCGGGTGCGGACGGTCGCGTCGGCGATCTCCAGGGTGCCGGCGGTCTCGGTGACGGTGGCCAGGCCCGCGGCCTGCTCGTCGAGGGTCGCGGCCAGCGGCCCGGTGTCGGCCGCGGTCGCCGCCTCCGGGACCCGCGCGGCGACCTCGGCGACGCGCCGCCGGTAGCCGTCGAAGGCGGCCTCGTCGGCGAAGTGCGCCGCGGCGCGGGAGGCGGCCTCGGCCAACTCCCGTGCCAGCAGGGAGTCCAGTGCGTCCAGCCGGGCCGGGTCGGCCTGCCGTGTCTCCCGCAGTGTCGCCAACCGGCCCTGGACGGAGCGCAGTCCGGCGAGCCGGGCGACCCACTCGTCCGCGGAGGCGGCGGCCTCGCCGCGCACCCGGCGGCCGAGCGCGGTGATCCGCGCCTCTGCCTCGTCGGCGGCCGCGGCGGCCCGCGCGGCGGCCTCCCGTACCCGGGCGTACTCGGCGAGCACCTGCCGCGCGGTGTCGCGGACCTCGGTGAGCGGCCCGGCGAGATCCTGCGCGTCGGGGTCCGCGAGCCAGTGGTGGCGGTCCAGGACGCGTTCCGCGGCGGCGACCAGCGCCTCGTGGACGGCCGCGGCGGGCTCGGGCGCCAGGGCGGCGCGGGCCACCGACAGCGCGTCCGAGACCGCGCGGACCAGGTCGGGGTTGCCGATCCTGGCCAGCGGACCGTCGCCGACCGGGCGGGCGGCGGCATAGGTGTCGGACAGGAACGGGGTGTGCCAGCGCTGGAGCGCGTGCACCCGGCCGGGCTCGCCGCCCTCGGCGGGCCGCAGCGTGATCAGGGTGCCGTCCTCGTACAGCGCGCTGCCCTGGACGTGCAGCGGGGCGGCGGCCTCCTTGCGGATGAGGTTGTACGGCAGCAGCAGCCGGTGGCCGTCGGCGGGCGCGTGGAAGACGTAGAGCACGTCCTCGCCGTTGGCCGAGCGCACCACCCGCTCGAACTCCTGCGTGGCCGGGGCGGTTTCACCGGCGCCGGTCGACGCGCCCCGTTCAGCGGCCGGTTCGGCGCGCCCGGCGAGGTCGGGCAGGTCGAAGGTGCGGGTGCCGCCGGTGGCCAGGACGTAGCCGCCGGGGAAGACCACGCCCTGGTCGTCGGGCAGCCGCAGGCAGACCTGGCCGAGGGCGTCGATCCGCTCGACCTGCTCGGTGCGGGTGTTGACCGCGAAGTGCCGTTCGACGGACTCCCGGTAGGGGCGCACCCGCAGCAGCACCAGCGGACCGGCGCCGGCGGACGCGACGTCGGCGTCGGCCAGCGACTGGAGCGCGTCGTCGACGGGCTCCTCGTGGACGGCGCCGCCGGTGCGCAGGGTGAGGGTCCCGCCGGTGGTGTCCAGGGTGAGGGTGCCGCCGTCGGGTGCGGCGAGCGCGATGTGCGGGTGGCGGCCGGGGACGTACGCCTCGCGGCCGACCGCGCTCCAGCGCACCGCCTCCGGCGGCTCGGCGGGCTCCTCGCGGGTGGTGCCCTCGTAGGCGCAGCGGCCGTCGCGGCCGATCCGCCAGCTCAGCGCCTTGACGTCGTCGGCGCCCGCGCCGGTGCGGAAGACCGCCAGCAGCCGCCCCTCCCAGGCGCGCACCCGCACCACCCGGGTCTGCCGGTAGTAGCGGTACAGCTCGCGGAAGTCGCGGACGAAGCCGGGGTCGTCGAGCAGCCCGGCGGGGCCGGCCGGGCCGTCCGCCGCGTCGTCCGCGGACCCGCCGGCCGCCGCGTCGTCCGCGGACCCGCCGTCCAGGTCGTCCGCGCGGCGGACCTGGAACACGTCGGCGACGTCCTCGACCTCGGCGGGGTTCGCGGCGAACAGCAGCCAGGGGCCGACCGGGGCGATGTCGCCGGGCAGCGCCGGGCGGGCGGTGCGCATCCGCTCGGCGCCGGCGAGCCGCAGCTCGGTGCTGCCGAAGACCTCCTGCCGGGCCGCGTTCAGGGCCTCGGCGCGGCGGACCAGTTCGCGGGCCGTACCGGACAGCCGGTCGCGCAGCACCCGGTAGGCGTCACCGGCGGGGTCCGCGGGGCCGGCGTCTCCGGGTGCGGCGGGTGCGGCGGGGTCGGGTGCGGCCGGGGCGGCCGGTGCCGTCGCTTCGGACACGCGGCCGGGGGCGGCTTGCGCCGCGGACCTCCCGGCCGGTCCCGCCGCCCCAACCGGTCCGCCAGGTACGGCGGTTCCTGCGGTTCCGACTGGACCCCCGGCTCTCCCGCCCGGTTGCCCGGCGGTTCCGGCCGGACCCCCGGCTCTGGCGCCCGGTCCCCCGGCGGTTCCGCCGGTTCCAGCGGTTCCGGCTGCCCCGGGCACCCCTGGAACGCGGTCAGGAGCGGGGTCCGGGGTGGAGGCCCGCCCGCTCACTTCTTCGCCAGTCCGTTCACGGACGCGGGAACGGTGCCGGCGGCGGCACCGGCCGGCACGGGCTCACCGGTGGCCGCGGCGCCCGATCCGACCGCACCCGATCCCACCGCACCCGATCCCACCGCACCCGGCACCGGGGCGTCCGCGATCCCCATCGTCCGTGCCTGGTCCAGGAGTTGCTGGAACCCGCCGGCCTGCGGGCCGCCGTTCGCGATCAGCCGGCCGAGCAGGCCGGCGACGCTCGTGCCGCCCCACCCCGAGCCGAGCGAGGACAGCATCCGGGTGGCGTCCTGCGTGAAGCGCTCCGACCCGTCCAGCCACGGCGCCGCCGCCGTGCGCACCGTCTCGGAGTTGGCCACGAAGGAGTCCACCGACCGGGCCGCGCTGACCGCGCCGAGCAGCCGGTCGAAGAAGACGTCCTCGCCGCCGACGATGCTGATGTCCGCGTTCTCCAGCCCGGTGGCCAGGACGGTCGCCTGCGCCTCGGCGATCTGCCGCTGCGTGTCGAGCCCGGCCAGCCGGACGTCCTTCTCCGCCGCCAGCCGCAGCCGGTACTCCTCGTGGCCGCGCGAGGCGTCGTCGAGGGCGGCCATCGCGGCGGCCTTCTCGGTCAGCCCGGCCGCCTCCGCCTTCAGCCGCTCGCCGATCATCGCGGCCTCCGCCGCCGCCTGCGCGGTCATGCCCTCGGCCTGCGCCAGCGACTTGGCGCGGGCGCCCTCGGCCTCGGCCCGCAGCCGGGCGGTGGTCGCCTCGGCCTCGGCCGCGCCGACCTTGGCGATCGCGGCCGCGCTGCGCTCGTGCACCTCGACCTCGGCGAGCCCCTGCGCGGCGGCCTCCGCCCGCAGGCCCTCGGCGAGGCGCGTCTTGGCGTCGGCGTCCAGCTCCGCGGCCTGCTTGCGGGCCTCGGCCAGGGTGAGGGACTCCCGGGCCTTGTGCCGGGCGGCCTGCT encodes:
- a CDS encoding BlaI/MecI/CopY family transcriptional regulator, translating into MPEPSAGRRPPGELEASVLAALWAAGGRPLTPADVQRELGTALARTTVTTILARLHEKGSVSRARSGRGYAYLPVQDSPGLAARRMRSELDKSARDDRGTVLARFVSGLGPDDERLLRELLAQADGAAEGVAEGATNGGTEGGTDGGATA
- a CDS encoding DNA repair ATPase translates to MSEATAPAAPAAPDPAAPAAPGDAGPADPAGDAYRVLRDRLSGTARELVRRAEALNAARQEVFGSTELRLAGAERMRTARPALPGDIAPVGPWLLFAANPAEVEDVADVFQVRRADDLDGGSADDAAAGGSADDAADGPAGPAGLLDDPGFVRDFRELYRYYRQTRVVRVRAWEGRLLAVFRTGAGADDVKALSWRIGRDGRCAYEGTTREEPAEPPEAVRWSAVGREAYVPGRHPHIALAAPDGGTLTLDTTGGTLTLRTGGAVHEEPVDDALQSLADADVASAGAGPLVLLRVRPYRESVERHFAVNTRTEQVERIDALGQVCLRLPDDQGVVFPGGYVLATGGTRTFDLPDLAGRAEPAAERGASTGAGETAPATQEFERVVRSANGEDVLYVFHAPADGHRLLLPYNLIRKEAAAPLHVQGSALYEDGTLITLRPAEGGEPGRVHALQRWHTPFLSDTYAAARPVGDGPLARIGNPDLVRAVSDALSVARAALAPEPAAAVHEALVAAAERVLDRHHWLADPDAQDLAGPLTEVRDTARQVLAEYARVREAAARAAAAADEAEARITALGRRVRGEAAASADEWVARLAGLRSVQGRLATLRETRQADPARLDALDSLLARELAEAASRAAAHFADEAAFDGYRRRVAEVAARVPEAATAADTGPLAATLDEQAAGLATVTETAGTLEIADATVRTRILAAAADVLGTVNQARALLAARRRELLAAETGAEFAAQSALLAQSIGAALDAAVTPEACEEQLGRLLVRIENLATAFAADEERSAVLDARREEVRETFAARGQALADERARRVQRLTAGAARMLDGIRRRTATLGSAEEIHTYFASDPLAAEHRRAAAELRTLKDPARAAELTAALAAARQAATAALRDRLDLYEDGGAAIRLGRHRFAVNTQPLDLALVPHAGGLAFTLTGTDYLAPVDDPAFEATRAFWSRPLVSESPRLSRAEFLAGGLLLDLLAAGGTAGADLPGAVRAAVAERVSEGYERGVHDHDAVLLLTALAERAECAGPLRYPAATRAGALLFWTQAAPPAERAAWTARARSLSRARAAFGGAEAGRALDELAEEIGARARDFLGSSGLPEPVRPAPDSATDTLLLGEYLVAELASGQEGFAVGPGARAVVARLTEALGGPDAVPYKEFTADLDALGAGPDAGLGARWQLARAWLGPFATAPDGTDPDRCGDGEAPGAGHLLEAAAGLLCGPAVARYAADADVEVTVRGLLAAHPRAVDGVMTLRLDELLARVRRFTAEDVPAHRAYQRHRAAVVAAERGRLAPDAYRARPPAGFVRNRLLDEVYLPLVGDSLAKQFGPAGGLLMLMSPPGYGKTSLVEYVASGLGLALVGVSGPALGSGTTSLDPDRAPDAAARRELEKVRLALEMGSNVLLHLDDIQHASAEFLQKFIPLCDAQRRIEGPEGAYDLRGKRFAVCMAGNPYTESGALFRVPDMLANRADVWNLGDVLTGREELFALSYVENALTANPVLAPLAGRDRADLDLLVRLAAGDPTARPADLAHPYAGSEREEVLAVLRHLLRVRDTLLTVNAAYLDSARRTEDSRTEPPFLLQGSYRNMNRLAGRITATMNAAEVEAAVGDHYRSEAQTLAHGAEAALLKLAELRGTLTPAQSARWSRLKAPYGAA